A portion of the Melitaea cinxia chromosome 1, ilMelCinx1.1, whole genome shotgun sequence genome contains these proteins:
- the LOC123661259 gene encoding carbonic anhydrase 2-like: SGPATWVEKFPEARGTRQSPVDIVTSCASSGGSAPSLVWRYSVNHPRSVVNPGYCWRVDENGYDSELRGGPLGSDVYKLQQWHCHWGAVNGEGSEHTVDGRAFSGELHLVHWNTSKYNSFTEAAGQPDGLAVLGVLLTVGSKHNELDKVVRLLPYIQHKGDKVTFSEPLNPANLLPIRIAYWTYPGSLTTPPCTESVTWILFKEPVEVSAEQLALMRKLRCGEASCGEEAMELLHNYRPTLPLGNRELRDYGGN, translated from the exons TCAGGTCCAGCGACATGGGTGGAAAAGTTTCCAGAAGCGAGAGGTACCCGTCAAAGTCCCGTCGACATAGTCACGTCTTGTGCCAGTAGCGGCGGTAGCGCTCCGTCCCTCGTGTGGCGCTACTCTGTCAACCATCCTCGATCTGTTGTCAACCCTGGCTACTGCTGGCGGGTTGATGAAAATGGCTACGATTCAG AACTTCGGGGAGGTCCCCTTGGATCTGATGTTTACAAGCTCCAGCAGTGGCACTGTCACTGGGGGGCGGTCAATGGCGAAGGCTCAGAACACACAGTAGACGGACGGGCTTTTTCGGGTGAATTACATCTAGTTCACTGGAACACGAGCAAATACAATAGTTTCACTGAAGCAGCAGGACAACCAGATGGACTTGCTGTACTCGGCGTACTATTAACG gtTGGGTCTAAACATAATGAACTGGACAAGGTAGTGCGACTGCTGCCATACATTCAACACAAAGGCGATAAGGTGACATTTTCTGAGCCCCTCAATCCTGCAAATCTCCTGCCAATACGCATCGCGTATTGGACGTACCCCGGCTCGCTGACGACGCCGCCGTGTACAGAATCTGTCACTTGGATACTATTCAAGGAACCGGTAGAAGTTTCTGCTGAGCAG CTGGCATTAATGCGAAAATTAAGATGTGGAGAAGCCTCTTGTGGAGAAGAAGCGATGGAGCTCCTTCACAATTATCGTCCTACACTGCCCCTCGGCAACCGAGAGTTGCGCGATTATGGTGGCAACTAA
- the LOC123661077 gene encoding uncharacterized protein LOC123661077: MSTLLYGAETWTSYAKQERQINTFYMRCLRNILGISWKDIATNERVLQIARMPSLTAMLKQRRLCWLGHVHRMDPSRLLRQIMLGAVANARRDVGRPLLRFKDCTKRDMVAFNINHNSWEKLAENRDQWRKIVKDGQQHHDEAWFGLLSDRRNKKHQNSDINDTHLFLFRCVVESAAPVSACTAIRKNAL, encoded by the coding sequence ATGAGCACTCTCTTGTACGGAGCGGAAACGTGGACGTCCTATGCGAAGCAAGAACGCCAGATTAACACTTTTTATATGCGCTGCCTACGGAACATCCTGGGTATAAGTTGGAAAGACATAGCGACCAACGAGAGGGTTCTACAAATAGCGCGGATGCCCAGTCTAACTGCCATGCTTAAACAGCGTCGGCTGTGTTGGTTGGGGCATGTACACCGGATGGACCCCTCTCGACTTCTGCGGCAGATTATGCTTGGCGCAGTTGCGAATGCAAGGAGGGATGTTGGGAGACCTTTGCTCCGTTTTAAAGACTGCACCAAGCGCGATATGGTCGCTTTTAACATAAATCACAACAGCTGGGAAAAATTAGCCGAGAACAGAGACCAATGGCGTAAGATCGTGAAGGATGGTCAACAACATCATGATGAAGCCTGGTTTGGACTCTTATCGGACAGGAGaaacaaaaaacatcaaaacagTGACATCAATGACACGCATCTTTTCCTTTTTCGGTGTGTGGTAGAGTCTGCCGCTCCCGTTTCGGCTTGTACAGCCATCAGAAAAAATGCTCTTTAG